The Sulfurimonas lithotrophica genome includes a region encoding these proteins:
- the rfbB gene encoding dTDP-glucose 4,6-dehydratase, giving the protein MKSILLTGTAGFIGSNFVPYFLEKYSDYKLINLDLLTYAGNLENLKECVDNPRYKFIKGDICNRELVEFIFNEYDIEGVIHFAAESHVDNSIKNPGVFIETNVNGTFTLIDVAYKYWMEKPFTYKEKYKKCRFHHISTDEVYGTLSDDPKDLFTEETPYAPNSPYSASKASSDMVVRSYQETYGLNTVITNCSNNYGPKQHDEKLIPTIIRKALANEAIPIYGDGKNIRDWLYVLDHCKGIDRVYHTGKEANVYNIGGRNERTNLQIVDRICTILDERVPKEKSYKELITFVEDRAGHDRRYAIDATKLENELGWKADENFDTGIVLTIDWYLEKYAI; this is encoded by the coding sequence ATGAAATCAATATTGTTAACAGGGACTGCAGGTTTTATAGGGTCAAATTTCGTACCTTACTTTTTAGAAAAGTATTCAGATTATAAACTTATTAATCTAGATCTTTTAACTTATGCAGGTAATTTGGAGAACCTAAAAGAGTGTGTGGATAACCCAAGATATAAGTTTATTAAAGGTGATATATGCAACCGTGAATTAGTAGAGTTTATATTTAACGAATACGATATTGAAGGTGTTATACATTTTGCAGCAGAATCTCATGTTGATAACTCTATTAAAAATCCGGGAGTATTTATAGAAACAAATGTAAACGGAACTTTTACACTTATAGACGTAGCATATAAATACTGGATGGAAAAACCTTTTACATATAAAGAAAAATATAAGAAATGTAGATTTCATCATATATCAACTGATGAGGTATATGGAACTCTAAGTGATGATCCAAAAGATCTCTTTACTGAAGAGACACCATATGCTCCAAACTCTCCTTATTCAGCTTCTAAAGCATCTAGTGATATGGTAGTTAGATCTTATCAGGAAACTTATGGATTAAACACTGTTATTACAAACTGTTCAAACAATTACGGTCCAAAACAACATGACGAGAAACTTATTCCTACAATTATAAGAAAGGCATTAGCTAATGAAGCTATCCCAATATACGGTGACGGTAAGAATATTCGTGATTGGTTATATGTTCTTGATCATTGTAAAGGTATAGATAGAGTTTATCATACAGGTAAAGAGGCGAATGTTTATAATATAGGTGGACGTAATGAGCGAACAAACCTTCAAATAGTAGATAGAATATGTACAATACTTGATGAAAGAGTTCCAAAAGAAAAATCATATAAAGAATTGATTACTTTTGTTGAAGATAGAGCTGGACATGACAGACGTTATGCCATAGATGCAACAAAGTTAGAAAATGAGTTGGGCTGGAAAGCTGATGAAAATTTTGACACAGGAATAGTTTTAACTATTGATTGGTATTTGGAGAAATATGCTATTTAA
- the ccoS gene encoding cbb3-type cytochrome oxidase assembly protein CcoS, with the protein MDDWVIAMMLGASIFLGAVALFAFLWAIKNGQFDDEEKFLNAAKFDNEDDLNDAVNIERKKEELKKNYRPE; encoded by the coding sequence ATGGATGATTGGGTAATAGCTATGATGCTTGGTGCGTCTATATTTTTAGGTGCAGTCGCACTATTTGCTTTTTTATGGGCTATAAAAAACGGGCAGTTTGACGATGAAGAAAAATTTTTAAATGCTGCTAAGTTTGATAATGAAGATGATTTAAACGATGCTGTAAATATTGAACGTAAAAAGGAAGAGTTAAAGAAAAATTATAGACCTGAATAG
- the rfbA gene encoding glucose-1-phosphate thymidylyltransferase RfbA, with the protein MKGIILAGGSGTRLYPITKGVSKQLVPIYDKPMIYYPLSVLMLAGITEVLIISTPTDLPRFEQLLGDGSDIGMKFSYVIQPSPDGLAQAFILGEEFLDGEDACLVLGDNIFYGHGLTELLAQSVKNAKEQNKATVFGYYVKDPERYGVAEFDNNGNVTSIEEKPKDPKSNYAVVGLYFYPNDVVKKAKDVKPSDRGELEITTLNQDYLEENRLKVELMGRGYAWLDTGTHESLLEASQFIQTIENRQSLKVACIEEIAYEMGYISKEKLLELAEPLKKNQYGQYLISRANQPRRMQ; encoded by the coding sequence ATGAAAGGAATAATACTAGCAGGAGGTAGCGGAACAAGATTGTATCCAATAACAAAAGGTGTGTCTAAACAACTTGTGCCGATATATGATAAACCGATGATCTATTATCCACTTTCAGTTTTAATGTTAGCAGGAATTACTGAAGTTCTTATTATATCCACTCCTACAGATTTACCAAGGTTTGAACAGCTTCTGGGTGATGGTTCAGATATAGGGATGAAGTTTAGTTATGTTATTCAACCAAGTCCGGATGGACTAGCACAAGCTTTTATTTTAGGTGAAGAGTTTTTAGATGGTGAAGATGCATGTTTGGTGTTGGGCGATAATATTTTTTACGGTCACGGATTAACCGAACTTTTGGCTCAGTCTGTAAAAAATGCTAAGGAACAAAATAAGGCTACTGTATTTGGATATTATGTAAAAGACCCTGAGCGTTACGGTGTAGCAGAATTTGATAATAACGGAAATGTTACTTCTATAGAAGAAAAACCAAAAGACCCAAAAAGCAATTATGCAGTAGTAGGATTATATTTTTATCCAAATGATGTTGTAAAAAAAGCTAAAGATGTTAAACCATCAGACAGAGGCGAACTGGAGATTACTACTCTAAACCAAGATTACTTAGAAGAGAATAGACTTAAAGTTGAACTAATGGGGAGAGGATATGCATGGCTTGATACCGGAACTCACGAGTCATTACTTGAAGCTAGTCAGTTTATCCAAACGATAGAGAATAGACAATCTTTAAAAGTGGCATGTATAGAAGAGATAGCATATGAAATGGGATATATTTCAAAAGAAAAGCTTTTAGAATTAGCTGAACCTTTAAAGAAAAATCAATATGGACAGTATTTGATTTCAAGAGCTAATCAACCTAGAAGGATGCAGTAG
- the rfbD gene encoding dTDP-4-dehydrorhamnose reductase: MHNILVTGANGQLGSEIRELSSDYENNCFFTDRNELDISNLEAVKNYVDKNSIDVIINCAAYTAVDKAEDDESNADAVNNVAVKYLSQVSKDRNIKLIHISTDYVYDGKNYKPYTEDDIVNPNSVYGKTKLAGEKAMQDINPSNSIIIRTSWVYSSFGANFVKTMLRLGKEKEQLGVIFDQVGTPTYAKDLAKAILEIIPNISNEKVEIYNYSNEGVLSWYDFAKEIMRMAKLDCKINPIETKEYPTPATRPHFSLLNKSKIKQTFNITIPYWKDSLDECLKIMGERK; the protein is encoded by the coding sequence ATGCATAATATTTTAGTTACTGGAGCTAATGGACAACTTGGTTCAGAGATAAGGGAGTTATCCTCAGATTATGAGAATAATTGTTTTTTTACAGATAGAAATGAACTGGATATTTCAAATTTAGAAGCTGTTAAAAATTATGTAGATAAAAATTCAATTGATGTTATTATAAATTGTGCTGCTTATACGGCTGTAGATAAGGCAGAAGATGATGAAAGTAATGCAGATGCAGTCAACAATGTAGCTGTAAAATATTTATCTCAGGTTTCAAAAGATAGAAATATAAAACTTATCCATATATCAACTGATTATGTATATGACGGAAAAAATTACAAGCCATACACTGAAGATGATATTGTAAATCCAAATAGTGTATATGGAAAAACAAAACTTGCCGGTGAAAAAGCTATGCAAGATATCAATCCGTCAAATTCAATTATAATTAGAACATCTTGGGTATATAGCAGCTTCGGAGCAAATTTTGTAAAAACTATGCTTCGTTTAGGTAAGGAAAAAGAACAACTAGGTGTTATTTTTGATCAAGTAGGAACTCCAACTTATGCGAAAGATTTGGCAAAAGCTATATTAGAGATTATTCCAAATATAAGTAATGAAAAAGTTGAAATATATAACTATTCAAATGAAGGTGTATTAAGCTGGTATGATTTTGCAAAAGAGATTATGCGAATGGCAAAACTAGATTGTAAGATTAACCCGATAGAAACTAAAGAGTATCCGACACCAGCGACTAGGCCACATTTTAGTTTACTTAATAAATCAAAAATAAAACAAACATTTAATATCACCATACCTTACTGGAAAGACTCTTTAGATGAATGTTTAAAAATTATGGGAGAAAGAAAATAA
- the rfbC gene encoding dTDP-4-dehydrorhamnose 3,5-epimerase, whose translation MKFTRTKIPEVVIVEPMVHGDDRGYFVETFRADKLEEFLGYKINFCQDNESKSSKGVLRGLHYQLAPAAQTKLVRVIQGRVLDVAVDIRKGSPTFGKHVAVELSAENKKQLLVPRGFAHGFVVLEDDTVFAYKVDNYYSPENDRGIAFDDVEINIDWKIAHSELNLSAKDKVQPKLDEAVDMFEYGVNYYA comes from the coding sequence ATGAAGTTTACAAGGACGAAAATTCCTGAAGTTGTTATAGTAGAACCGATGGTTCACGGAGATGATAGAGGATACTTTGTTGAGACTTTTCGTGCAGATAAACTAGAAGAGTTTCTAGGGTATAAGATAAACTTTTGCCAGGATAATGAATCAAAGTCTTCAAAAGGTGTCTTAAGGGGACTACACTACCAATTAGCTCCTGCTGCACAAACTAAATTAGTACGTGTAATTCAAGGAAGAGTCCTTGATGTGGCAGTAGATATAAGAAAAGGTTCACCAACTTTTGGAAAACATGTAGCAGTTGAACTATCCGCTGAAAATAAAAAACAACTTTTAGTACCACGTGGTTTTGCTCATGGATTTGTTGTACTTGAAGATGATACAGTATTCGCATATAAAGTTGATAACTACTACAGTCCTGAAAATGACAGAGGTATAGCTTTTGACGATGTTGAAATAAATATTGATTGGAAAATAGCACATAGTGAATTAAACCTTTCAGCTAAAGATAAAGTTCAACCAAAATTAGATGAAGCGGTTGATATGTTTGAGTATGGTGTAAATTATTATGCATAA
- a CDS encoding asparaginase domain-containing protein encodes MLILNTGGTFNKRYNSLNGELEVPYDSNCIEEILSSVEANYDMAGVIFKDSLDMDINDRKMLASIIMESKDDKFLIVHGTDTIDETAHFLSEIFDDRLIVLTGAMKPFEIDKVEASLNLGMSIGFLKAKNEFGVYICMNGYIENWDKLNKNKKLGKFELV; translated from the coding sequence ATGTTAATATTAAATACGGGCGGTACTTTTAATAAAAGATATAATTCATTAAACGGTGAACTAGAAGTACCGTATGATTCTAATTGTATAGAAGAAATATTGTCATCTGTAGAGGCTAATTATGATATGGCAGGTGTTATTTTTAAAGATTCTCTTGATATGGATATAAACGATAGAAAAATGCTTGCATCTATTATAATGGAATCAAAAGATGATAAGTTTTTAATTGTTCATGGGACAGATACTATTGATGAAACAGCTCATTTTTTAAGTGAAATATTTGATGATAGATTGATTGTATTAACAGGAGCTATGAAGCCATTTGAGATAGATAAAGTAGAAGCTTCATTAAATCTGGGTATGTCAATAGGGTTTTTAAAAGCAAAAAATGAATTTGGTGTTTATATCTGTATGAACGGCTATATTGAAAATTGGGATAAACTAAATAAAAATAAAAAATTAGGAAAATTTGAACTTGTCTGA
- a CDS encoding YfaZ family outer membrane protein — MLKKISLLILGFSCTYAMHTAELNINEYDLEAGLKLDIGQFNEMVEPNTTFIGIDYLKADRKNSSHNNIDRYVNINFMIEQEIQNSGFKVGLGVKGIYTGLGKADFRSLPIGAEVSYKLPLNIATPIGFKAEGYYAPKSLSFSDANGYVEYRAEAYIQLMDRASVYVGYRRIDTEYDYMNIISDVTYNKSIYSGIKFSF; from the coding sequence ATGTTAAAAAAAATATCTTTGCTTATTTTAGGATTTAGTTGTACTTATGCTATGCATACGGCAGAATTAAATATAAATGAATATGATTTAGAAGCCGGTTTGAAGTTAGATATAGGTCAGTTCAACGAGATGGTTGAACCAAATACCACTTTTATAGGAATTGATTACTTAAAAGCTGATAGAAAGAATTCATCTCATAATAATATCGACAGATATGTCAATATTAACTTTATGATAGAACAAGAAATTCAAAATAGCGGTTTTAAAGTTGGTTTAGGTGTTAAAGGAATTTATACAGGCTTGGGAAAAGCAGACTTCAGAAGTCTGCCTATAGGTGCGGAAGTTTCATATAAACTTCCATTAAATATTGCTACTCCAATAGGATTTAAAGCAGAGGGTTACTACGCTCCTAAATCACTTAGCTTTTCCGATGCAAACGGTTATGTTGAATATAGAGCAGAAGCTTATATACAGCTAATGGATAGGGCTTCAGTTTATGTTGGTTATAGAAGAATAGATACTGAATATGATTATATGAATATAATATCTGACGTAACATATAATAAATCTATATATTCCGGTATTAAGTTCTCGTTTTAG
- a CDS encoding glycosyl hydrolase, translated as MKQPYIWDNYSDQPYPLKDKAYKKIKRRENLTSILKTIIISLFVFPISLIMMPFVKNKKIDTSSFFCLGVDYQREPSETLKLVKELGVKHILIRLKLWEIDTLDNLKEFILNFQDEKITLKIMQDRENVESLELFRNNLELIFSKLGNKVDIYEIGTTINRAKWGFFSVDEYNAFFKTAYDLKEQKHPELKLIGSGVIDFEYHFTAHTLFNFFKYKYDGISALLYVDRRGAPENMQLGFNASDKIALLSTMVWLSPKTKHELYLTEINWPISNTAPYAPTSEKECIDLESYANYMLRYYLLALASQQVDALSWHQLIAPGYGLVDNRDSIKKYPAFKTYKTMIKNLKNAQFLRLDINRQHYIFQCLVDEELLQIHWSLKPTTIHKENNFDVYSKDGEKIEDQTLQIGPSPIYVYIKTKTRT; from the coding sequence ATGAAACAACCGTACATATGGGATAACTATTCCGATCAACCATACCCCTTAAAAGACAAAGCCTATAAAAAAATCAAAAGAAGGGAAAATTTAACGTCTATTCTAAAAACAATTATCATATCTTTATTTGTATTTCCCATCTCTTTAATTATGATGCCTTTTGTTAAAAATAAGAAAATAGATACAAGTTCATTTTTTTGTTTAGGCGTTGATTATCAGAGAGAGCCTTCAGAAACTCTAAAACTAGTAAAAGAACTTGGAGTTAAGCATATTCTTATTCGCCTAAAGTTATGGGAAATAGACACTTTGGATAATTTAAAAGAATTTATATTAAATTTTCAGGATGAAAAAATTACGCTAAAAATAATGCAAGACAGAGAAAATGTAGAAAGCTTAGAACTTTTTAGAAATAATCTTGAATTAATTTTTTCAAAGCTTGGAAATAAAGTCGATATTTATGAAATCGGCACAACTATAAATCGTGCGAAATGGGGGTTCTTTAGTGTAGATGAATATAACGCTTTTTTTAAAACCGCTTATGATTTAAAAGAACAAAAGCATCCTGAATTAAAGCTAATCGGTAGTGGAGTTATTGATTTTGAATACCATTTTACAGCCCATACACTATTTAATTTTTTCAAATACAAATATGACGGAATATCTGCTTTGTTGTACGTTGATAGACGCGGTGCACCTGAAAATATGCAACTGGGTTTTAATGCATCTGACAAGATTGCTCTTCTTAGTACAATGGTTTGGTTGAGCCCAAAAACAAAACATGAGTTATACCTTACAGAAATAAACTGGCCTATATCAAATACGGCTCCCTATGCACCGACAAGTGAAAAAGAGTGTATAGACTTAGAGAGTTATGCTAATTATATGCTGCGCTACTATCTTTTAGCTCTTGCTTCCCAGCAAGTAGATGCACTATCTTGGCATCAGCTTATAGCACCGGGCTATGGCTTGGTTGACAATCGTGATAGTATAAAAAAATACCCCGCTTTTAAAACATACAAAACTATGATAAAAAATTTAAAAAATGCACAATTTTTAAGGCTTGATATAAATCGACAACACTATATTTTTCAATGTTTGGTTGATGAGGAGTTACTTCAAATACATTGGTCGTTAAAACCAACAACTATTCATAAAGAGAATAATTTTGATGTTTATTCTAAAGATGGAGAAAAAATAGAAGATCAGACCTTACAAATAGGTCCATCTCCTATATACGTATATATTAAAACTAAAACGAGAACTTAA
- a CDS encoding c-type cytochrome, which produces MKKITTAIVALGACTALMAGVNAGACKGCHGQDWSKEALGKSKNVAEMTHKEIADALIGYKAGTYGGPMKGLMKGQVAKYSDADLEAFAQTIGK; this is translated from the coding sequence ATGAAAAAAATAACTACTGCTATCGTAGCTTTAGGTGCTTGTACAGCTTTAATGGCTGGCGTTAATGCTGGTGCATGTAAAGGCTGTCACGGACAAGACTGGAGTAAAGAAGCTCTTGGTAAATCTAAAAATGTAGCTGAGATGACTCATAAAGAGATTGCTGATGCACTTATAGGTTATAAAGCTGGTACTTACGGTGGTCCAATGAAAGGTCTTATGAAAGGTCAAGTTGCAAAATACTCTGATGCTGACTTAGAAGCTTTCGCACAAACTATCGGTAAATAA
- a CDS encoding heavy metal translocating P-type ATPase: protein MSEKVACSHCHLEFDDEMMIKEGDLHFCCNGCQGVYHLLNDEGLDSFYDKAGSTKLAPPMHQLDDSSHFDSPSFYEQYVKKDADGFSIVSLIIEGIHCSACVWLNEKALHKMEGVIEANINFTNNKATIVWADDVVKLSKIIEMIRSIGYNAFAYDSATGENYANRERKSYYLKMAVAIFASMNIMWIAVAQYAGYFTGITQNVKTILNIAEWILATPVLFYSGWVFFKGAYYGLKTKVVNMDLLVATGALLTYIYSIYITLMEVGEAYFDSVSMIITFVLIGKFLEVLSKKNAADTLDSIGKNIPNEVKVFKDNTVILSKLDDVNVGDIIVVGSGERVLFDGKIVKGSGNFDESSLTGESDPIYKEKGDSVISGTSSIDADIYFETTKDFEHSTLSNLVTLLENAINKKPQIQQIANKLSEHFSTVILGLSFITFIVWWLWPHSFEVAFMVGISVIIIACPCALALATPVATLVGLSLGAKKGVLFKEAALLETMAKVDTLVLDKTGTLTMGKPEVVNEHIYKEFDKSILYSLVKNSNHPISKGIIQYLSEENEIIFDEYKQVPAAGIVAKYKNKKVLGGNIKLIEDNKLNADFESQNSVFYFAIDSDIMAVYELKDKVKPDAKDLISELTKKGINSIILTGDNGKIAKRVADEVGIKEYYYSQNPKEKSKFIDKLKKDNKTIVMVGDGVNDVLALAHADISIVMGSGSDIAIDVSDVVLLNDSLKSLSDAFKISRTTFGLIKQNLGISLVYNAITIPLAMAGYVIPLVAAISMSVSSLLVVGNSMRIRYKWQKS from the coding sequence TTGTCTGAAAAAGTAGCTTGTAGTCATTGTCATTTGGAATTTGATGATGAAATGATGATAAAAGAGGGTGATTTACACTTTTGTTGTAATGGATGCCAAGGTGTATATCACTTGCTAAATGATGAAGGTTTAGATAGTTTTTATGATAAAGCCGGCTCTACAAAACTTGCACCGCCAATGCATCAGTTAGATGACAGTTCACATTTTGATTCTCCGTCTTTTTATGAGCAGTATGTTAAAAAAGATGCTGATGGCTTTTCTATAGTTTCTCTTATTATAGAGGGCATACATTGTTCTGCTTGTGTATGGTTAAACGAAAAAGCCCTGCATAAGATGGAGGGTGTAATAGAAGCAAATATAAATTTTACGAACAACAAAGCAACGATAGTATGGGCTGATGATGTTGTAAAACTCTCCAAAATTATTGAGATGATTCGCTCGATAGGTTATAACGCCTTTGCCTATGATAGTGCAACAGGTGAAAACTATGCAAATAGGGAGAGAAAATCATATTATTTAAAAATGGCAGTTGCTATTTTTGCTTCTATGAATATTATGTGGATAGCCGTTGCACAGTATGCAGGCTATTTTACTGGTATTACACAAAATGTTAAAACTATATTAAATATTGCGGAATGGATATTGGCTACACCTGTACTGTTTTACAGTGGTTGGGTCTTTTTTAAGGGTGCTTATTACGGTTTAAAAACTAAAGTCGTAAATATGGATTTGCTAGTCGCTACAGGAGCATTACTAACATATATATATTCAATATATATAACTTTAATGGAGGTTGGCGAAGCATACTTTGATAGTGTAAGTATGATTATTACTTTTGTGTTAATAGGAAAGTTTTTAGAGGTACTGAGTAAAAAAAATGCTGCGGATACATTAGACTCTATAGGTAAAAATATTCCAAATGAAGTTAAAGTATTTAAAGATAATACTGTTATTTTGAGTAAGCTTGATGATGTAAACGTGGGAGATATAATAGTAGTCGGAAGTGGAGAAAGAGTTCTTTTTGACGGAAAAATTGTTAAAGGAAGCGGAAACTTTGATGAATCAAGTCTTACAGGTGAGAGTGACCCAATATATAAAGAAAAAGGTGATAGTGTAATTAGTGGAACAAGTAGTATAGATGCAGATATATATTTTGAAACAACCAAAGATTTTGAGCATTCAACACTTTCAAATTTAGTGACTTTACTTGAAAATGCTATAAATAAAAAACCTCAAATACAACAAATAGCCAATAAATTAAGTGAACATTTTTCTACGGTTATTTTAGGACTTTCTTTTATAACTTTTATAGTTTGGTGGTTATGGCCACATAGTTTTGAAGTGGCATTTATGGTCGGTATATCTGTAATTATTATAGCTTGTCCATGTGCATTGGCTCTTGCCACACCTGTTGCAACATTGGTAGGTCTTAGTCTAGGAGCTAAAAAAGGAGTTCTTTTTAAAGAAGCTGCATTGCTTGAAACAATGGCTAAAGTCGATACTCTTGTTTTAGATAAAACCGGTACTTTAACTATGGGTAAACCTGAAGTAGTAAATGAACATATATATAAAGAATTTGACAAAAGTATTCTTTATTCACTTGTAAAAAATTCAAATCATCCAATATCAAAAGGTATAATTCAGTATTTATCTGAAGAGAATGAGATAATATTTGATGAGTATAAACAAGTTCCGGCAGCGGGCATTGTTGCAAAATATAAAAATAAGAAGGTACTTGGCGGAAATATTAAATTAATAGAAGATAACAAATTAAATGCAGATTTTGAAAGCCAAAATAGTGTTTTTTACTTTGCTATCGATTCGGATATAATGGCTGTATATGAACTTAAAGATAAAGTTAAACCGGATGCAAAAGATCTAATCTCTGAATTAACTAAAAAAGGTATTAATAGTATAATATTAACAGGTGATAATGGTAAAATTGCAAAAAGAGTAGCTGATGAAGTCGGTATAAAAGAATATTACTATTCTCAAAATCCTAAAGAAAAATCAAAATTTATAGATAAGCTGAAAAAAGACAATAAGACTATAGTAATGGTAGGGGATGGTGTGAACGATGTACTTGCTCTTGCTCATGCAGATATATCAATTGTTATGGGTAGCGGTAGTGATATAGCTATTGATGTTAGTGATGTGGTGCTTTTAAATGATTCATTAAAATCACTATCAGATGCATTTAAAATCTCTCGTACTACGTTTGGTCTTATTAAACAAAATTTGGGTATATCATTGGTATATAATGCCATAACAATTCCGTTAGCTATGGCTGGTTATGTAATACCTCTTGTAGCAGCTATATCTATGAGTGTAAGTTCACTATTGGTTGTCGGTAACTCTATGAGAATTAGATACAAGTGGCAAAAATCATAA
- a CDS encoding type II secretion system protein codes for MRKAFTLLELVFVIVVIGILAAAIIPRVNTDRLHEAAIQVVSHIRYTQHLAMNDDKYDDTNQSWYKGRWQFQYNTNVGTIQWPYTIYSDISHTGNANANGEIAVNPLNKSKLLTGGAAGFIIAGNSRRTEKMALGDTYGISNMNLSGGCAGVAQRISFDHMGRPMRGNPSSLVSAYETTRLIPSNNPCILTLTSSEGNVSIRIEGETGYTCILDSAGNCLVN; via the coding sequence ATGAGAAAAGCTTTTACATTATTAGAATTAGTATTTGTTATCGTTGTAATTGGTATATTGGCAGCTGCAATTATTCCAAGAGTTAATACCGATAGACTTCATGAAGCTGCAATTCAAGTTGTTTCACATATACGTTATACTCAGCATCTAGCTATGAATGATGATAAATATGATGATACAAATCAAAGCTGGTATAAAGGACGATGGCAGTTTCAATATAATACAAATGTCGGAACTATACAGTGGCCATATACAATATATAGTGACATTTCACATACTGGAAATGCAAATGCAAATGGAGAAATAGCTGTAAATCCGTTAAATAAATCTAAGCTATTAACTGGTGGTGCAGCTGGGTTTATTATAGCTGGAAATTCTAGAAGAACTGAAAAGATGGCACTAGGTGATACTTATGGTATTAGCAATATGAATTTATCTGGAGGGTGTGCAGGTGTAGCCCAAAGAATATCATTTGACCATATGGGTAGACCGATGAGAGGTAATCCATCTAGTCTTGTTTCAGCATATGAGACGACAAGACTGATACCATCTAATAATCCTTGTATTTTAACATTAACTAGCTCTGAAGGAAATGTATCTATTAGAATAGAGGGAGAAACGGGCTATACATGTATATTAGATTCAGCAGGAAATTGTTTGGTTAATTAA
- a CDS encoding D-sedoheptulose-7-phosphate isomerase codes for MKNYIKEQIKLSYETKQTIYKDEELLEKIVDVAQKCVELYRTDKKTILAGNGGSAADAQHIAAELVGRYGFDRPSIPSLALTTDTSNLTAIGNDYGYDKVFSRQLEGMGQEGDIFIGISTSGNSKNILNAFDSAKKKNILTVALVGKDGGEMAKKADIALVIPSDSTPRIQESHILIGHILCDIIEKETFGDGVN; via the coding sequence ATGAAAAATTATATTAAAGAGCAAATTAAACTTTCTTACGAAACAAAACAAACTATTTATAAAGATGAAGAATTATTAGAAAAAATAGTTGATGTAGCACAAAAATGTGTTGAACTATATAGGACAGATAAAAAGACTATATTGGCAGGTAACGGCGGAAGTGCAGCCGATGCACAGCATATAGCTGCTGAATTAGTCGGTAGATACGGATTTGATAGACCTTCTATTCCTTCTTTAGCACTAACTACAGATACGTCAAACCTTACTGCAATAGGAAACGATTATGGATATGATAAAGTATTCTCAAGACAATTAGAGGGTATGGGTCAAGAAGGGGATATATTTATAGGTATATCTACTTCAGGAAATTCTAAAAATATTTTAAATGCTTTTGATTCTGCAAAAAAGAAAAATATTTTAACTGTAGCGCTTGTCGGTAAAGATGGAGGTGAAATGGCTAAAAAAGCTGATATAGCTTTAGTAATTCCATCTGATTCCACTCCTCGTATACAAGAATCACATATATTAATTGGTCACATATTATGTGATATTATAGAAAAAGAGACATTTGGAGACGGTGTAAATTAG
- the gmhB gene encoding D-glycero-beta-D-manno-heptose 1,7-bisphosphate 7-phosphatase encodes MVKALFLDRDGVINVEKDYLYKIEDFEFIDGIFKLCKYYLELGYKIFIVTNQSGIARGYYTDNDFNILTSWMLERFKKEGIDISKVYYCSHHPNISVECDCRKPKPGMLIQAAKEFNIDLQHSIILGDKERDIEAGLNAGLLETYLFDEKSKIKNSKATKVIQKLEELIC; translated from the coding sequence ATGGTTAAAGCACTGTTTTTAGATCGTGATGGGGTAATTAATGTAGAGAAAGATTATCTTTATAAAATAGAAGATTTTGAATTTATAGATGGCATCTTTAAGCTTTGTAAATATTATTTAGAATTAGGTTATAAAATATTTATTGTTACAAATCAAAGTGGTATAGCACGCGGTTATTATACAGATAATGATTTTAATATTTTGACATCTTGGATGCTTGAGAGGTTTAAAAAAGAAGGTATAGATATATCAAAAGTTTATTACTGTTCCCATCATCCTAATATATCTGTGGAATGTGATTGTAGAAAGCCAAAGCCAGGAATGTTGATTCAAGCTGCCAAAGAGTTTAATATTGATTTGCAACACTCTATTATACTAGGTGATAAAGAAAGAGATATAGAAGCAGGCTTAAATGCAGGACTTCTAGAGACATATTTATTTGATGAAAAAAGTAAAATTAAAAATTCTAAAGCTACTAAAGTTATACAAAAGTTAGAGGAATTAATATGTTAA